One Fusarium falciforme chromosome 14, complete sequence genomic region harbors:
- a CDS encoding Zn(2)-C6 fungal-type domain-containing protein: protein MFDTNPGSHIEQEVSCEYTLLLVELSELLHKAGGLIPNDGDWGIAIDPNARNFDPAKRFSEDFSNPPDTHALVLCYPSRDSNLGSQHPSPSQIPFYWQTFVENVNLLVRGLLGQEKETLINQYRCATEQALARAEFMTSTDLITLQAFVLYIFSLRQYAQPRLTWNLTALAVRIAQGIGVHLGPNPQESPFDLEARRRLWLCLWMLDLKTALDLGTEWLIADDCIHVGPPLNIDDSDLDPAYTEHPTSRTGMTDMAHMLVKYEIGLLFKKLTHARGQKGPRPSSEDEMEELVAKCKEQIQERYLGHCADGGLEWLTAANAKLSLATAPLLIHHPVLSSELRHSVSNTLRDRLVAASIETIECLHVLETMPPPHRRGWMFGTYLHCLGMPWDLFKLVEKGKRIHEVGLVSDGQGPDGKDAVVPPSTARIGVSAEIPRPVDTTSSNLSDIRGSISSMRHELHSIPDGFPETPNSFSRIGLSGDDAMSFETSSVRPNFPEFNEQIIPGGSHSVSEFTDNLPISEGSLSVNPAFSGLWLTENDASWDASQALTEPSVDNTTEYWAVWNGLVGDLEMQH from the exons ATGTTTGACACGAACCCAGGAAGCCATATCGAACAAGAGGTCAGCTGCGAGTATACTTTACTCCTGGTGGAGCTAAGTGAATTA ctTCATAAGGCCGGCGGGCTTATCCCAAATGATGGGGATTGGGGCATCGCAATCGACCCCAATGCTCGCAATTTCGATCCGGCAAAACGGTTTTCAGAAGATTTTTCAAACCCCCCTGATACCCATGCCCTGGTTTTGTGCTATCCCTCACGCGACTCGAACCTCGGCAGCCAGCATCCTTCTCCATCACAGATACCCTTTTACTGGCAGACATTTGTTGAAAACGTCAATCTTTTG GTGCGAGGGCTTTTGGgtcaggagaaggagacccTGATCAATCAGTATCGCTGTGCTACTGAGCAGGCACTTGCAAGAGCAGAGTTCATGACGTCTACAGACCTAATAACGCTACAAGCCTTTGTCTTGTATATTTTTTCTCTGAGGCAATACGCGCAACCACGGCTGACTTGGAACCTCACTGCACTCGCTGTGCGTATAGCCCAAGGCATTGGAGTGCATCTTGGCCCCAACCCTCAAGAGTCTCCCTTCGACTTGGAGGCCCGAAGGAGACTGTGGCTCTGCCTCTGGATGTTGGATTTGAAGACAGCTCTGGATTTGGGTACCGAATGGTTGATAGCTGACGATTGTATCCATGTCGGACCTCCACTAAATATCGACGACTCCGACCTTGATCCCGCGTACACGGAGCATCCAACTTCAAGGACAGGCATGACCGACATGGCCCATATGCTAGTCAAGTATGAGATTGGCTTGCTGTTCAAGAAGTTGACACATGCACGAGGACAGAAGGGCCCTCGACCCTCCAGTGAAGACGAAATGGAAGAACTTGTGGCAAAGTGCAAAGAGCAGATACAAGAGCGCTACCTTGGGCACTGCGCAGATGGCGGCCTGGAATGGCTTACGGCCGCTAATGCAAAGTTGTCCCTTGCCACGGCACCCCttctcatccatcatcctgTCTTGTCTTCCGAGTTGCGGCACTCTGTCTCAAACACCCTTCGGGACCGTCTAGTAGCGGCGTCTATCGAGACTATTGAGTGCTTGCACGTGTTGGAGACGATGCCGCCGCCTCATCGTCGAGGCTGGATGTTCGGCACTTATTTACATTG TCTTGGAATGCCTTGGGACTTGT TCAAACTTGTGGAGAAGGGGAAACGAATACACGAGGTTGGCCTAGTCTCGGATGGCCAAGGACCCGACGGCAAGGACGCAGTCGTCCCGCCGTCAACTGCCCGGATCGGGGTGAGCGCCGAGATTCCTCGCCCAGTCGATACCACCTCTTCGAATCTATCAGACATTAGAGGTTCCATCAGTAGCATGAGACACGAGCTGCACTCTATTCCTGATGGCTTCCCGGAAACACCAAACTCCTTCTCTCGGATAGGCCTCTCAGGCGACGACGCAATGTCGTTCGAGACGTCATCTGTCAGACCCAACTTCCCAGAATTCAACGAGCAGATTATACCTGGCGGCAGTCACTCAGTCAGCGAGTTTACGGACAATCTGCCCATATCTGAAGGTTCCTTGTCAGTAAACCCCGCATTCTCGGGATTGTGGCTCACGGAGAACGATGCATCCTGGGATGCGAGCCAGGCATTAACAGAACCATCAGTTGACAATACGACGGAATACTGGGCGGTATGGAATGGTTTGGTCGGTGATCTTGAGATGCAGCATTAG
- a CDS encoding Non-specific serine/threonine protein kinase, whose protein sequence is MSTVDLRVGNKYRIGRKIGGGSFGDVYLGTNIISGEEIAIKLESVKAKHPQLEYEARVYKSLAGGVGIPFVRWYGTECDYNAMVYDLLGPSLEDLFNFCNRNFSLKTVLLLVDQLISRVEYVHAKSFIHRDIKPDNFLMGIGKRGNQVNAIDFGLAKKYRDPKTHFHIPYRENKNLTGTARYASINTHLGVEQSRRDDMESLGYVILYFTRGSLPWQGLKAATKKQKYDCIMEKKMTTPTEVLCRGLPNEFAIYLNYCRSLRFDDKPDYSYLRKIFRDLFVREGFQYDYLFDWTVYKYRKNAEAIAKAAGGNGPAAGNRTRH, encoded by the exons ATGTCGACTGTG GATCTCCGCGTCGGCAATAAATATCGCATTGGCCGAAAGATCGGTGGCGGATCTTTCGGCGATGTATACCTCGGTACCAACATCATCTCGGGAGAGGAGATCGCAATCAAGCTCGAAagcgtcaaggccaagcatcCGCAACTCGAATACGAGGCACGTGTTTACAAGTCACTTGCCGGCGGCGTGGGAATACCCTTCGTACGATGGTACGGCACCGAATGCGACTACAATGCCATGGTCTACGACCTTCTCGGACCCAGTTTGGAAGATCTGTTCAACTTTTGCAACCGCAACTTTTCTCTCAAAAccgtccttctccttgtcgacCAGTTGATCTCTCGGGTTGAATATGTCCATGCCAAGTCCTTCATCCATCGGGACATTAAACCGGATAACTTCTTAATGGGTATCGGCAAGCGAGGAAATCAGGTCAACGCCATCGACTTCGGTTTGGCCAAGAAATATCGCGACCCAAAAACACATTTCCACATCCCATACCGCGAGAATAAGAACCTGACTGGGACCGCGCGCTACGCATCTATCAACACACACCTCGGCGTTGAACAGTCACGGCGGGATGATATGGAATCCCTTGGCTATGTCATCCTCTACTTCACTCGCGGCTCCCTGCCTTGGCAAGGGTTAAAGGCAGCGACCAAAAAACAGAAGTATGATTGCATCATGGAGAAGAAAATGACTACGCCAACCGAAGTCTTGTGCCGTGGCCTGCCCAACGAGTTCGCCATCTATCTCAATTACTGCCGATCTCTTCGCTTCGATGACAAACCTGATTACAGCTATCTGCGAAAGATCTTTCGGGATCTCTTTGTCCGGGAGGGCTTTCAGTATGATTACTTGTTCGATTGGACTGTCTACAAATATCGGAAAAAtgccgaggccatcgccaaggctgCTGGAGGCAATGGGCCGGCTGCAGGCAACCGAACTCGGCACTGA